The window CCAACTCGCTGGAGACATACGGTAACTGTTTGGTGCAAACCGGAGAATCTCAAAAGGCGATCCCAATATTCGAGCAGCTCGTCACATTGCTTCCACAACGGACTTATCCAAAATATGATCTCGCGGTCGTAATGGTCGAGACCAAGCAGTATGAGGCCGCTCTCAAGGTATTAGAACCTTTACTAGCCGTAGAGCCATCCGACCCTGATATCCTGAGTCTCGCCTCTGACGCATATGAAGCAGTCGGCGAAACGCCCAAAGCAGTGTCTCTCCTTCGCAAGGCAATTGTGCTCAGTCCGGCTACTGCCAGTTACTATAACTCCTTCGCCGAACTGTCTCTTAATCACGAATCGTTTCAGGTTGGAATCGACATGATCAATGCTGGCCTGCAGCGAATTCCTAATAATCCGTCGTTGTATATCTCACGTGGTTTGCTCTTTGCCCAGATGGCGCAGTATGACCGGGCTGAAGCCGACTTTACGACGGCCGAACACATGGACTCGAAATTAAGCATCACATCTTATGCCATCGATCTCGCAGAACTTCAAAAGAACAACTCCGCGAACTCTCTACCGCAAATTCGCGCGCAGCTTAAGCGCCATCCAGACAGCGCCCTGTTGCATTTCTTGCTGGCGAAGCTTCTTTCAAGCTCAGGGTCCGATGCAGACAGCAAGGTCCCTGAAGAAGCGATACGATCGGCGCTGTTGGCAGTAAAGCTTAAGCCAGATTTGACGGAAGCGAGAGATCTACTCGCGAGCATGTACTCGCGTTC is drawn from Acidicapsa acidisoli and contains these coding sequences:
- a CDS encoding tetratricopeptide repeat protein; translated protein: MINAGLQRIPNNPSLYISRGLLFAQMAQYDRAEADFTTAEHMDSKLSITSYAIDLAELQKNNSANSLPQIRAQLKRHPDSALLHFLLAKLLSSSGSDADSKVPEEAIRSALLAVKLKPDLTEARDLLASMYSRSGQYDLAIEQCRLALQTNPSDETAIYHLIVALRHSGQTEQRNEIPALVKRISELQAASRKLETDRKRFTFVEQQTAPKQ